In Streptomyces dangxiongensis, one DNA window encodes the following:
- a CDS encoding beta-N-acetylhexosaminidase, translating into MRRNHATTSRTSRVLGSLLLLTAGVLTLGATPAAPAAPAAAPVPLDRVVPAPASVVPGGAPYRITRATGIRVDDSAGVRRVGAYLAGVLRPSTGYPLPVTDHGSGGVRLHLSAGDLGAEGYRLHSGADGVTVTASTPAGLFHGVQTLRQLLPAAVESGTVRSGPWLVAGGTVRDRPRYAYRGAMLDVARHFFTVAQVERYIDQLALYKVNELHLHLSDDQGWRIAVDSWPRLASYGGSTQVGGGRGGFYTKADYREIVRYAASRYLEVVPEIDMPGHTDAALASYAKLNCDGVAPPLYTGTAVGFSSLCVARQATYDFVDDVVRELAALTPGRYLHIGGDEAHSTPHADYVTFMDRVQPVVAAYGKKVIGWHQLTGARPARGALAQYWGLDGTGAAEKAQVAKAARNGTGLILSPADRAYLDMRYTRSTRLGTDWAGLVEVRRAYDWNPGAYLPGVPAAAVRGVEAPLWSETLRKSADIEYMAFPRLAGTAELGWSPAATHDWNRYRTRLAAQGPRWDALGITYYRSPQVPWPRR; encoded by the coding sequence GTCCTCGGATCCCTGCTCCTTCTCACGGCAGGCGTCCTCACCCTCGGCGCGACCCCCGCCGCCCCCGCCGCACCGGCCGCGGCCCCCGTCCCCCTGGACCGGGTCGTCCCGGCACCCGCCTCGGTCGTACCGGGCGGTGCCCCGTACCGCATCACCCGTGCGACCGGCATCCGCGTCGACGACTCCGCCGGGGTCCGCCGCGTCGGCGCCTACCTGGCCGGCGTCCTGCGGCCCTCCACCGGCTACCCGCTGCCGGTCACCGACCACGGCAGCGGCGGTGTGCGGCTCCACCTGTCCGCCGGGGACCTCGGAGCCGAGGGGTACCGGCTGCACAGCGGCGCCGACGGGGTCACCGTCACCGCGAGCACCCCGGCCGGGCTCTTCCACGGCGTCCAGACGCTGCGTCAGCTACTCCCGGCCGCCGTCGAGAGCGGGACCGTGCGCAGCGGCCCCTGGCTCGTGGCCGGCGGCACCGTGCGGGACCGTCCCCGGTACGCCTACCGGGGCGCCATGCTGGACGTCGCCCGGCACTTCTTCACGGTCGCCCAGGTCGAGCGGTACATCGACCAGTTGGCCCTGTACAAGGTCAACGAGCTGCATCTGCACCTCAGCGACGACCAGGGCTGGCGCATCGCCGTCGACTCCTGGCCGCGCCTGGCCTCCTACGGCGGCTCCACCCAGGTAGGCGGCGGCCGGGGCGGCTTCTACACCAAGGCCGACTACCGGGAGATCGTCCGGTACGCGGCCTCCCGGTACCTGGAGGTCGTGCCCGAGATCGACATGCCCGGCCACACCGACGCGGCCCTCGCCTCCTACGCGAAACTCAACTGCGACGGCGTGGCACCCCCGCTGTACACCGGCACCGCCGTCGGCTTCAGCTCCCTGTGCGTCGCCCGGCAGGCGACGTACGACTTCGTGGACGACGTCGTCCGGGAGCTGGCCGCCCTCACCCCGGGCCGCTATCTGCACATCGGCGGCGACGAGGCGCACTCCACGCCCCACGCCGACTACGTGACGTTCATGGACCGCGTCCAGCCGGTGGTGGCGGCGTACGGCAAGAAGGTCATCGGCTGGCACCAGCTCACCGGCGCCCGTCCCGCCCGTGGTGCCCTCGCCCAGTACTGGGGTCTGGACGGCACCGGCGCGGCGGAGAAGGCGCAGGTCGCGAAGGCCGCGCGGAACGGCACGGGCCTGATCCTGTCCCCGGCCGACCGCGCCTACCTCGACATGAGGTACACGAGGAGCACCCGGCTCGGCACGGACTGGGCGGGCCTGGTGGAGGTCAGGCGGGCCTACGACTGGAACCCGGGCGCCTATCTGCCGGGCGTGCCCGCGGCGGCCGTCCGCGGGGTGGAGGCACCGCTGTGGTCGGAGACGCTGCGCAAGTCCGCCGACATCGAGTACATGGCCTTCCCCCGGCTCGCCGGCACGGCAGAACTGGGCTGGTCACCGGCGGCCACCCACGACTGGAACCGCTACCGCACGCGGCTGGCCGCCCAGGGCCCGCGCTGGGACGCCCTCGGCATCACCTACTACAGGTCGCCGCAGGTGCCCTGGCCGAGGCGATGA
- a CDS encoding RNA polymerase sigma factor: MDEKAERQLTELLAADLDDGFTELVRVHGRAVYTFLLRVCGSATEADDLGQDAFLRAYTALQDYDPERRRDLRPRAWLLTIAANVWRNHLRTCSRRPALAGLPVEDTADTWTDHSPGPEERAALADDRRRLVTALLELPEHHRTPVVLRHVVGLSYTEVAEVQRCAVGTAKAQVSRGLKSLRRLLEPETAVLEEVTT, encoded by the coding sequence ATGGATGAGAAGGCCGAGCGGCAGTTGACCGAACTCCTGGCGGCGGACCTCGACGACGGCTTCACCGAGCTGGTCAGGGTCCACGGCAGGGCGGTGTACACGTTTCTGCTCCGGGTCTGCGGCTCGGCCACCGAGGCCGACGACCTGGGGCAGGACGCCTTCCTGCGCGCGTACACGGCCTTACAGGACTACGACCCCGAGCGCCGGCGGGACCTCAGGCCGCGTGCCTGGCTGCTCACCATCGCCGCCAACGTGTGGCGCAACCACCTGCGCACCTGTTCACGCCGGCCCGCCCTGGCGGGGCTGCCCGTCGAGGACACCGCCGACACTTGGACCGACCACAGTCCGGGGCCGGAGGAGCGGGCCGCGCTCGCCGACGACCGGCGCCGGCTGGTCACGGCACTGCTGGAACTGCCGGAGCACCACCGCACGCCCGTGGTGCTGCGCCACGTGGTGGGTCTGAGCTACACGGAGGTGGCCGAGGTGCAGCGGTGCGCGGTCGGAACGGCCAAGGCACAGGTGTCCCGGGGTCTGAAGAGTCTGCGCCGGCTGCTGGAGCCGGAGACAGCCGTGCTGGAGGAGGTGACGACATGA
- a CDS encoding MGMT family protein: protein MRSDREVPRLDADRSGLAGLATEPPADFAVRVLRRTGVPREIYDTYVRLDTAVGGLFVAASPQAVTGAALDTGGLTATRFEELHRARTHRSAVRSARPFPGVTTALRTGRARRLPVDLSPLGPADRAVLEAVRAVPAGQLRPVGWLAREAAVAPELVVGALARNPAAVLVPCHRVTYDNGTPCDAGHLPEVGDALRAAEGIDLLRVAELHRRGVVFLGSDTTRIYCHPTCAHARRITPPHQVPFSTAREAGRAGYRACKSCRPVAV, encoded by the coding sequence ATGAGGAGTGACCGAGAGGTGCCGCGCCTCGACGCGGACCGGTCCGGCCTGGCCGGGCTCGCCACGGAACCGCCGGCGGACTTCGCCGTGCGCGTGCTGCGGCGCACCGGCGTCCCGCGCGAGATCTACGACACCTATGTCCGCCTCGACACCGCCGTCGGCGGTCTCTTCGTGGCGGCGAGCCCGCAGGCGGTGACCGGGGCCGCGCTGGACACGGGCGGACTGACCGCCACGCGCTTCGAGGAACTGCACCGCGCCCGGACCCACCGCTCGGCCGTACGGTCGGCCAGGCCGTTCCCGGGCGTGACCACCGCGCTGCGGACAGGCCGCGCCCGGCGGCTGCCCGTCGACCTGTCCCCGCTCGGCCCGGCGGACCGGGCCGTGCTGGAGGCGGTCCGCGCCGTGCCCGCCGGGCAGCTCCGCCCGGTCGGCTGGCTCGCCAGGGAGGCCGCGGTGGCACCGGAACTCGTGGTCGGCGCGCTGGCCCGCAACCCGGCCGCGGTCCTGGTCCCCTGCCACCGCGTGACGTACGACAACGGCACGCCGTGCGACGCCGGCCACCTCCCCGAGGTGGGGGACGCGCTGCGCGCCGCGGAGGGCATCGACCTGCTGCGGGTGGCGGAGCTGCACCGGCGCGGAGTGGTGTTCCTCGGCAGCGACACGACCCGTATCTACTGCCATCCCACGTGCGCCCACGCCCGCCGCATCACCCCGCCCCACCAGGTGCCGTTCAGTACCGCGCGGGAAGCCGGACGGGCCGGGTACCGCGCGTGCAAGAGCTGCCGGCCGGTCGCGGTATGA
- a CDS encoding methylated-DNA--[protein]-cysteine S-methyltransferase, whose amino-acid sequence MRTSNIPGDTTAAVAVHPTPLGPLVLAATADALVLCCYGTPETAIARLTRAGLGTVDEEHADAGQREVLAETRTQLDAYLTGARRDFTVPVDLRLATPFSRLTVSALDAFVPYGRTATYAELAAAIDRPRAARAVGTALGANPVCVLQPCHRIVGSGGSLTGYAGGLAAKQFLLGLESWHDGPAGQREPVTLPTGLSAPDGLTAP is encoded by the coding sequence GTGCGAACCAGTAACATCCCCGGCGACACCACGGCGGCGGTCGCGGTCCACCCCACGCCGCTGGGGCCGCTCGTGCTGGCGGCCACGGCCGACGCCCTCGTGCTGTGCTGCTACGGCACCCCCGAGACCGCCATCGCCCGCCTCACCAGGGCGGGACTGGGCACCGTCGATGAGGAGCACGCGGACGCGGGTCAGCGCGAGGTGCTGGCGGAGACCCGGACCCAGCTCGACGCCTATCTCACCGGCGCCCGCCGAGACTTCACCGTGCCGGTGGACCTGCGGCTCGCCACCCCCTTCAGCCGGCTGACCGTGTCGGCGCTGGACGCGTTCGTGCCCTACGGGCGCACCGCGACGTACGCGGAGCTGGCCGCGGCCATCGACCGGCCGCGGGCCGCCCGCGCGGTCGGCACGGCGCTCGGCGCGAACCCGGTCTGCGTCCTGCAGCCGTGCCACCGGATCGTCGGTTCCGGGGGCAGCCTGACCGGGTACGCGGGCGGTCTGGCGGCCAAGCAGTTCCTGCTCGGCCTGGAGTCCTGGCACGACGGCCCGGCCGGACAGCGGGAACCGGTGACCCTGCCCACCGGCCTGAGCGCACCCGACGGCCTGACGGCCCCCTGA
- a CDS encoding 2OG-Fe(II) oxygenase produces MNAYDTPPLPGLAEPAALDRPAPDADGLPALRRLDWPALAAELDAEGVALTPPLLSADECARLRDLFDEPGLFRSTVTMARHRFGEGSYRYFARPLPEPVSALRRELYPPLARIANTWAARLGEPEFPDRHEDLVAACAAEGQHRPTPLLLRYGQGGYNCLHQDIYGDLTFPLQVAVVLDRPDEDFTGGESVFVEQRPRAQSRPLVRRPAQGQGLIFAVHHRPVRSARGWSRVMLRHGVSAVTSGQRHVLGVIFHDAR; encoded by the coding sequence GTGAACGCCTACGACACCCCGCCCCTGCCCGGGCTCGCAGAGCCGGCGGCCCTCGACCGGCCGGCCCCCGACGCCGACGGGCTGCCCGCGCTGCGCCGGCTCGACTGGCCCGCGCTGGCCGCCGAGCTGGACGCGGAGGGCGTCGCACTCACCCCGCCCCTGCTCTCCGCCGACGAGTGCGCCCGGCTGCGGGACCTGTTCGACGAGCCGGGGCTGTTCCGCAGCACGGTGACGATGGCGAGGCACCGGTTCGGCGAGGGCTCCTACCGCTACTTCGCCCGCCCGCTGCCCGAGCCGGTGTCGGCGCTGCGCCGGGAGCTGTATCCGCCCCTGGCACGTATCGCCAACACCTGGGCCGCGCGGCTCGGCGAGCCGGAGTTCCCCGACCGGCACGAGGACCTCGTCGCGGCCTGCGCCGCCGAGGGCCAGCACCGGCCGACGCCCCTGCTGCTGCGTTACGGGCAGGGCGGCTACAACTGCCTGCACCAGGACATCTACGGCGACCTCACGTTCCCGCTCCAGGTGGCGGTGGTGCTGGACCGGCCGGACGAGGACTTCACCGGCGGGGAGAGCGTGTTCGTGGAGCAGCGTCCGCGCGCCCAGTCCCGGCCCCTCGTGCGGCGGCCGGCGCAGGGGCAGGGGCTGATCTTCGCCGTGCACCACCGCCCGGTGCGTTCGGCGCGCGGCTGGAGCCGGGTGATGCTGCGGCACGGGGTGAGCGCCGTCACCAGCGGACAGCGGCATGTGCTCGGCGTGATCTTCCACGACGCCCGCTGA
- a CDS encoding 50S ribosomal protein L11 methyltransferase, with product MQHVQGARDTPAEQEVRPEPGAVPSSGSSYRLGAALLQSLAQEMNALAEQASALLSTPPESLSLDADIVAQIARRNVPRWHFAMLNDIERNDGLVAALERGIPAGATVLDIGSGSGLLAMAAARAGASKVITCEMNPLLAEIARNVIDAHGLSDVITVFGKPSTELDAERDLGGRVDVLVSEIVDCGLIGEGLLPSVRHAREHLLAPDGIMLPSAARLRGRLVSSEAVLKLNQVTTAGGFDVSLMNTVATRGHFPVRLDTWPHRFLSEAAPVLEFDLARDALEPGERTLTLPATADGEAQALVVWFELDMGNGVVLSNPPDNPGSHWMQGWVPLEKPVPTKAGETVSLRLRWSDFTLRLSL from the coding sequence ATGCAGCACGTACAAGGGGCACGGGACACCCCAGCGGAGCAGGAAGTCCGGCCGGAACCGGGAGCCGTGCCGTCGAGCGGCTCGTCCTACCGGCTGGGCGCGGCTCTGCTGCAATCGCTCGCGCAGGAGATGAACGCACTCGCCGAGCAGGCGTCCGCGCTGTTGAGCACGCCCCCGGAGAGCCTGTCCCTGGACGCGGACATCGTCGCCCAGATCGCGCGCAGGAACGTTCCGCGCTGGCATTTCGCCATGCTCAACGACATCGAGCGCAACGACGGGCTCGTCGCCGCCCTGGAGCGGGGCATCCCGGCGGGGGCGACCGTGCTGGACATCGGCTCCGGCAGCGGACTGCTCGCCATGGCAGCGGCCCGCGCCGGTGCGAGCAAGGTGATCACCTGTGAGATGAACCCGCTGCTGGCCGAGATCGCCCGCAACGTCATCGACGCGCACGGCCTGTCCGACGTGATCACGGTGTTCGGCAAGCCGTCCACCGAACTGGACGCCGAGCGCGACCTCGGTGGCCGGGTGGACGTCCTCGTGTCCGAGATCGTCGACTGCGGCCTCATCGGTGAGGGCCTGCTGCCCTCGGTGCGCCACGCCCGCGAGCACCTCCTGGCGCCGGACGGGATCATGCTGCCGTCGGCGGCCCGGCTGCGCGGCAGGCTGGTCAGCAGCGAGGCGGTGCTGAAGCTGAACCAGGTCACCACGGCCGGCGGCTTCGACGTCTCGCTCATGAACACGGTCGCCACCCGCGGCCACTTCCCGGTACGGCTGGACACCTGGCCCCACCGGTTCCTGTCCGAGGCGGCACCGGTGCTGGAGTTCGACCTGGCGCGCGACGCCCTGGAGCCCGGCGAACGCACCCTGACGCTGCCCGCCACCGCCGACGGTGAGGCACAGGCCCTGGTGGTCTGGTTCGAGCTGGACATGGGCAACGGAGTCGTCCTGTCCAACCCGCCGGACAACCCCGGCTCGCACTGGATGCAGGGCTGGGTCCCGCTGGAGAAGCCCGTACCGACGAAGGCGGGCGAGACGGTCTCCCTCCGGCTCCGCTGGAGCGACTTCACCCTCCGCCTGAGCCTCTGA
- a CDS encoding iron-containing redox enzyme family protein yields the protein MSHVPAHVPFELSGTELRDAVVQYATAPIYHDNLDWLNHDNPYRRQLRPQVLPHLNYDKIPGRENILDYSSLAVQRLLTSIYEADLVFFPKSGLKGKEEDFRAFYSPANRALGERIRPALERYAFGFLDDEVETSGNWTAESLDAYLDSLDTSGGQERSPAEKAIAESSDPQRAARMWLVQFAPDFLSEASPMMRNVLGYYGPAQSEWFKVVIDEYGYGVHDTKHSTLFERTLESVGLESDLHRYWQYYLNSSLLLNNYFHYLGKNHELFFRYVGALYYTESSLVDFCRRADQLLRDVFGDSVDTTYFTEHVHIDQHHGRMAREKIIKPLVEAHGEGIIPEIVRGIEEYRVLLDVSDFDFSQQIAWMDDQPELKKLHDPVFEGLKQGKVDAPVAHIVEPRGELSNTHCHDGDELCHIVSGTMRFESGLGSSLTLEAGEGVVIRRNRLHGANIESDECVYEIHSVGDYRKCLS from the coding sequence ATGAGTCACGTCCCCGCGCACGTCCCGTTCGAGCTGAGTGGCACGGAGCTGCGCGACGCGGTGGTGCAGTACGCCACCGCCCCGATCTACCACGACAACCTGGACTGGCTGAACCACGACAACCCGTACCGCCGGCAGCTCAGGCCGCAGGTCCTGCCCCATCTGAACTACGACAAGATACCGGGCCGGGAGAACATACTCGACTACTCGAGCCTGGCCGTGCAGCGCCTGCTGACCTCGATCTACGAGGCCGACCTCGTGTTCTTCCCGAAGTCCGGCCTCAAGGGCAAGGAGGAGGACTTCCGGGCGTTCTACAGCCCCGCGAACCGCGCGCTCGGCGAGCGGATCCGGCCGGCGCTGGAGCGCTACGCCTTCGGCTTCCTCGACGACGAGGTGGAGACGTCCGGGAACTGGACCGCCGAGAGCCTGGACGCCTACCTGGACTCGCTGGACACCAGCGGCGGCCAGGAGCGGTCGCCGGCCGAGAAGGCCATCGCCGAATCCTCCGACCCCCAGCGGGCGGCCCGGATGTGGCTGGTGCAGTTCGCCCCGGACTTCCTCTCCGAGGCCTCCCCGATGATGCGTAACGTCCTCGGCTACTACGGTCCGGCCCAGTCCGAGTGGTTCAAGGTCGTCATCGACGAGTACGGCTACGGCGTCCACGACACCAAGCACAGCACCCTGTTCGAGCGGACCCTGGAGTCGGTCGGCCTCGAGTCCGACCTGCACCGGTACTGGCAGTACTACCTCAACAGCAGCCTGCTGCTGAACAACTACTTCCACTACCTGGGCAAGAACCACGAGCTGTTCTTCCGCTACGTCGGGGCGCTCTACTACACGGAGAGCTCCCTGGTCGACTTCTGCCGCCGCGCCGACCAACTGCTGCGCGACGTCTTCGGCGACTCGGTGGACACCACCTACTTCACCGAGCACGTCCACATCGACCAGCACCACGGCCGGATGGCCCGCGAGAAGATCATCAAGCCGCTGGTGGAGGCCCACGGCGAGGGCATCATCCCGGAGATCGTGCGGGGCATCGAGGAGTACCGGGTGCTCCTGGACGTCTCCGACTTCGACTTCTCCCAGCAGATCGCCTGGATGGACGACCAGCCCGAGCTGAAGAAGCTGCACGACCCGGTCTTCGAGGGCCTGAAGCAGGGCAAGGTCGACGCGCCCGTGGCGCACATCGTCGAGCCCCGCGGCGAGCTGTCCAACACCCACTGCCACGACGGCGACGAGCTGTGCCACATCGTCTCCGGCACCATGCGCTTCGAGTCCGGCCTGGGTTCGTCGCTCACGCTGGAGGCGGGCGAGGGCGTCGTCATCCGGCGCAACCGGCTGCACGGCGCCAACATCGAATCCGACGAGTGCGTCTACGAGATCCACTCGGTGGGGGACTACCGCAAGTGCCTGTCGTGA
- a CDS encoding Rieske 2Fe-2S domain-containing protein: MTFSAAGRDNCVVVAGTPYVYATVGGRGFVMRAQCPHRGGPLHLADVAEDGVRLVCPWHERKTSVARMRGEIPAVRVGERITAVFPDRPPARGWPAAPAACGVALEHRPLTPALTRSRVTVG, from the coding sequence GTGACCTTCTCCGCCGCGGGGCGGGACAACTGCGTCGTCGTCGCCGGGACACCGTACGTCTACGCGACGGTCGGCGGCCGGGGCTTCGTGATGCGGGCCCAGTGCCCGCACCGCGGCGGCCCCCTGCACCTGGCCGACGTCGCCGAGGACGGTGTCCGGCTCGTGTGTCCGTGGCACGAGCGCAAGACCTCCGTGGCCCGGATGCGCGGGGAGATCCCGGCAGTACGGGTGGGCGAGCGGATCACCGCGGTCTTCCCGGACCGCCCGCCCGCCCGGGGCTGGCCCGCGGCGCCGGCGGCGTGCGGCGTGGCCCTGGAGCACCGGCCGCTGACACCCGCGCTCACGCGTTCGCGCGTGACGGTCGGCTGA
- a CDS encoding ATP-grasp domain-containing protein: MGTDGGKPLLLLIGSSARRSREFILRSVSRRYALWLLQPAQVTWEEPYVVGSTSVDNTRPELLVEAARQVAAEHEVAGVFCYDEGLVTPAAHVAQALGLPGNSPETVIACRDKNATRVALERAGVAQPASIGVRSLEEARQAAEKIGFPVVLKPRGLAGGMGVRRADGPADVESAYRAASGASYPGVPVFEVSVLVEEYVDGPEISVDAVFFEGEGTPLAVARKKVGLAPFFEETGHEVDAADPLLTDPQLLEALRASHAALGFHTGVSHTEFRLTANGPRLMEVNARLGGDMIPFLGELATGVDVALAAADVAAGRRPETTATRRRAAAITFLYPEHDTEIESVTVHEDRFTPDVHSADVMADPGAVLRLPPRGYISRYARVITLADSVEQARAALLRAPEIVELTGRPVEESP; encoded by the coding sequence ATGGGCACGGACGGTGGCAAGCCGTTGCTGCTGCTGATCGGCAGCAGCGCCCGGCGCAGCCGGGAATTCATCCTTCGGTCGGTGAGCCGGCGCTATGCGCTCTGGCTGCTCCAGCCGGCCCAGGTGACCTGGGAGGAGCCCTACGTCGTCGGCAGCACCTCGGTCGACAACACCCGTCCCGAACTCCTCGTCGAGGCCGCCCGGCAGGTGGCCGCCGAGCACGAGGTGGCCGGCGTGTTCTGCTACGACGAGGGCCTGGTCACCCCGGCGGCCCACGTGGCGCAGGCGCTCGGACTGCCGGGGAACTCCCCGGAGACCGTCATCGCCTGCCGGGACAAGAACGCCACCCGGGTGGCGCTGGAGCGGGCCGGGGTGGCCCAGCCCGCCTCCATCGGCGTGCGTTCCCTGGAGGAGGCACGGCAGGCGGCCGAGAAGATCGGTTTCCCGGTCGTCCTCAAGCCCCGCGGTCTGGCCGGCGGCATGGGCGTGCGCAGGGCCGACGGGCCCGCTGACGTGGAGAGCGCCTACCGGGCGGCGTCCGGCGCCTCCTACCCGGGCGTTCCCGTCTTCGAGGTGTCGGTGCTCGTCGAGGAGTACGTCGACGGCCCCGAGATCAGCGTCGACGCCGTCTTCTTCGAGGGCGAGGGCACCCCGCTGGCGGTGGCCCGCAAGAAGGTGGGGCTCGCGCCCTTCTTCGAGGAGACCGGCCACGAGGTCGACGCGGCCGACCCGCTGCTGACCGATCCGCAGCTCCTTGAGGCCCTGCGCGCCAGCCACGCCGCGCTCGGCTTCCACACCGGCGTCAGCCACACCGAGTTCCGCCTCACCGCGAACGGCCCGCGCCTCATGGAGGTCAACGCCCGCCTCGGCGGCGACATGATCCCCTTCCTCGGCGAGCTGGCCACCGGCGTCGACGTGGCGCTGGCCGCGGCCGACGTCGCGGCCGGCCGGCGCCCGGAGACGACGGCGACCCGGCGGCGGGCCGCGGCGATCACCTTCCTGTACCCCGAGCACGACACCGAGATCGAGTCGGTGACCGTGCACGAGGACCGGTTCACGCCCGACGTCCACAGCGCGGACGTGATGGCCGACCCGGGAGCCGTGCTGCGGCTGCCGCCGCGCGGCTACATCTCCCGCTACGCCCGGGTCATCACCCTCGCGGACTCGGTCGAACAGGCGCGGGCGGCACTGCTGCGGGCGCCGGAGATCGTCGAACTCACGGGCCGCCCGGTGGAGGAGTCCCCCTGA
- a CDS encoding MFS transporter, with protein MSPGKTQPEPGKTGRPSIVQTLRGIPGPIWLVLVGMLVNRLGNFLQIYLVLYLTAKGFSATEAGLALGAYGVGSVVGVLVGGTASDRIGYAWTIVGSMALAGLGTLSLPHLNSLPLIIAVASVIGLLAQMYRPASSALLVERTPEDHHVMVFAVYRMAFNLGTTVGPLLGALLISHSYNLIFYLEATAQLVFAAFALILARSGGAARPAGHDADGPTRSYAAVLRDTRYVVFLLALFLNAVVYIQHTSALPLQIKADGHGVTFYSSLLSLNAVMVISLELLFTKYVQHLPGKVAVALGVGLVGVGMNLYVAGPSMAMYVVATVVWTSGEMIGTPTASAWPGKVAPEHLRGRYIAAAAFPMQIGYAIGPVLGVAAWQASSASVWWLSGLLTVGAVAAVLFGMSERSADADPGATAPADEPAGRTGPVAADTP; from the coding sequence ATGAGCCCCGGAAAGACCCAGCCCGAGCCCGGGAAGACCGGCCGGCCGTCGATCGTGCAGACCCTGCGGGGCATCCCGGGCCCCATCTGGCTCGTGCTCGTCGGCATGCTGGTCAACCGGCTCGGCAACTTCCTCCAGATCTACCTGGTCCTCTACCTCACCGCGAAGGGCTTCTCCGCGACCGAGGCGGGCCTGGCGCTCGGCGCCTACGGCGTGGGCTCGGTGGTCGGCGTGCTGGTGGGCGGCACGGCGTCCGACCGGATCGGCTACGCCTGGACGATCGTCGGTTCCATGGCGCTCGCCGGACTCGGCACGCTGAGCCTGCCCCACCTGAACAGCCTGCCCCTGATCATCGCGGTGGCCTCGGTCATCGGTCTCCTGGCGCAGATGTACCGGCCGGCCTCGTCGGCGCTGCTGGTGGAGCGCACCCCCGAGGACCACCACGTGATGGTGTTCGCCGTCTACCGGATGGCGTTCAACCTCGGCACCACGGTCGGCCCGCTGCTCGGCGCGCTGCTCATCAGCCACTCGTACAACCTGATCTTCTACCTGGAGGCGACGGCCCAACTGGTCTTCGCCGCGTTCGCCCTGATCCTGGCGCGTTCCGGGGGCGCGGCCCGGCCGGCCGGACACGACGCGGACGGCCCCACCCGGTCGTACGCCGCCGTGCTGCGGGACACCCGGTACGTGGTGTTCCTGCTGGCGCTGTTCCTCAACGCCGTCGTCTACATCCAGCACACCTCCGCGCTGCCGCTCCAGATCAAGGCCGACGGACACGGTGTGACGTTCTACTCCAGCCTGCTGTCGCTGAACGCCGTCATGGTCATCTCCCTGGAGCTGCTGTTCACGAAGTACGTGCAGCACCTGCCCGGCAAGGTCGCGGTGGCCCTCGGCGTCGGCCTGGTCGGCGTCGGGATGAACCTGTACGTGGCCGGACCCAGCATGGCCATGTACGTGGTGGCGACCGTGGTGTGGACGTCGGGCGAGATGATCGGCACACCGACCGCCTCGGCCTGGCCGGGCAAGGTCGCCCCGGAACACCTGCGGGGCCGCTACATCGCAGCCGCCGCCTTCCCCATGCAGATCGGCTACGCGATCGGCCCCGTGCTGGGCGTCGCCGCCTGGCAGGCGTCGTCGGCCTCCGTGTGGTGGCTGTCCGGGCTGCTGACCGTGGGCGCCGTGGCCGCCGTCCTCTTCGGCATGAGCGAACGGTCCGCGGACGCGGACCCCGGCGCCACCGCCCCGGCCGACGAGCCGGCCGGGCGGACCGGACCGGTCGCCGCCGACACCCCCTGA